One Paraburkholderia agricolaris genomic region harbors:
- the otsA gene encoding alpha,alpha-trehalose-phosphate synthase (UDP-forming) produces the protein MSRLIVVSNRVAPIQEGRPAAGGLAIGVLDALKETGGVWFGWSGETVSEPSSPVIEKQGNVTYATVGLTKRDYDQYYRGFSNATLWPTFHYRNDLSRYDRQEYAGYQRVNATLAKQLKELLKPDDIIWVHDYHLLPFARCLRELGVKNPIGFFLHIPFPVPEVLRTIPPHEELVKAMCSYDVVGFQTEADRQSFVDFIERGQHGTSSEDGMVHACNRFLKVAAYPIGIYPDAIAKAAEQFTDRKPVRSLRDGMRGRKLIMSVDRLDYSKGLVERFQAFERLLLNAPGWHGRVSLVQIAPPTRADVQTYQRIRQTLEGEAGRINGRFAQLDWTPIQYLNRKYERNLLMALFRQSQVGYVTPLRDGMNLVAKEYVASQDPADPGVLVLSQFAGAAEQLPGALVVNPFDLSQMAEALERALSMPLAERQARHADMMAPMRENNLSVWRDTFLGDLRNIATASSVTAKAVKLADVTASSS, from the coding sequence ATGAGCAGACTGATCGTGGTATCGAATCGTGTGGCGCCAATCCAGGAAGGCCGCCCCGCGGCAGGTGGCCTCGCGATCGGCGTGCTGGACGCGTTGAAGGAAACCGGCGGAGTCTGGTTCGGCTGGAGCGGCGAGACCGTGAGCGAGCCGTCGTCCCCGGTGATCGAGAAGCAGGGCAATGTGACATACGCGACGGTGGGTCTCACCAAGCGCGACTATGACCAGTACTACCGCGGTTTTTCGAACGCGACGCTGTGGCCGACGTTCCACTATCGCAACGACCTGTCGCGCTACGACCGGCAGGAATATGCGGGCTATCAGCGAGTCAACGCGACGCTCGCCAAGCAGCTCAAGGAGCTGCTCAAACCCGACGACATCATATGGGTGCACGACTATCATCTGCTGCCGTTCGCGCGCTGCCTGCGCGAACTCGGCGTGAAGAATCCAATCGGTTTCTTCCTGCATATTCCCTTTCCAGTTCCGGAAGTACTCCGTACGATTCCGCCGCACGAGGAATTGGTCAAGGCAATGTGCAGCTACGACGTGGTCGGTTTCCAGACCGAGGCGGATCGCCAGTCGTTCGTCGACTTTATCGAGCGCGGCCAGCACGGCACCTCGAGCGAAGACGGCATGGTGCACGCGTGCAACCGCTTTCTTAAAGTGGCCGCATACCCGATCGGCATTTATCCGGATGCGATCGCCAAGGCCGCCGAGCAGTTCACCGATCGCAAGCCGGTACGCAGCCTGCGTGACGGCATGCGCGGGCGCAAGCTGATCATGAGCGTCGACCGGCTCGATTATTCGAAGGGACTGGTGGAGCGCTTCCAGGCATTCGAACGGCTACTGCTGAATGCACCGGGTTGGCACGGACGCGTATCGCTGGTGCAGATCGCGCCGCCGACGCGCGCGGACGTGCAGACGTATCAGCGCATTCGTCAGACATTGGAAGGCGAAGCGGGCCGTATCAACGGTCGTTTCGCGCAACTCGACTGGACGCCGATCCAGTACCTGAACCGCAAGTACGAGCGCAATCTGCTGATGGCGCTGTTCCGTCAATCGCAGGTCGGCTATGTGACGCCGCTACGCGACGGCATGAACCTGGTCGCGAAGGAGTACGTTGCATCGCAGGATCCGGCCGATCCGGGCGTGCTCGTGTTGTCGCAATTTGCCGGCGCCGCCGAGCAATTGCCGGGTGCGCTGGTTGTCAATCCGTTCGATCTGTCGCAGATGGCCGAGGCGCTGGAGCGCGCGCTGTCGATGCCGCTCGCCGAGCGCCAGGCGCGTCACGCGGACATGATGGCGCCGATGCGTGAGAACAATCTGTCGGTCTGGCGCGATACCTTCCTGGGCGATCTGCGCAACATCGCGACCGCCTCTTCGGTGACGGCCAAAGCGGTAAAGCTCGCTGACGTGACCGCATCTTCCAGCTGA
- a CDS encoding sigma-54-dependent transcriptional regulator: MPHVLIVDDDAGTREALAAIIGEDGLTTATAGDLREARIQLVRQMPDVVFTDLKLPDGSGVDLFEDLDPRSGVEVIVITGHATVESAVNALKMGATDYLVKPINMQRVKAILSRLPRAGDLKAEIGTLRGELRRMGRFGLMLGNSPAMQEVYDQISRVAPTAASVMLVGESGTGKEVAAQTLHQLSLRRKHAFLAVNCGAISPNLIESEMFGHERGSFTGADRQHKGYFERANGGTLFLDEITEMPIELQVKLLRVLETGMFMRVGTTKEIETDVRLIAATNRDPEQAVLEGKLRLDLYHRLNVFPISLPPLRDRGKDVELLGQAFLDELNERHSTKKHFPAAVKEMLMSYPWPGNVRELKNYVQRAHIMSGTDSDSTATVPLQITLSKPAAGTAITIPFGTSLAEADRQLILATLEQCGGVKTRAAEILGISLKTLYNRLVEYGNDARDEGDAADESPRAGVDV; the protein is encoded by the coding sequence ATGCCACACGTACTGATTGTCGATGACGATGCCGGTACCCGCGAGGCGCTTGCCGCCATCATCGGGGAAGACGGTCTGACTACTGCCACTGCGGGCGATTTGCGCGAAGCGCGCATTCAACTGGTCCGGCAGATGCCGGACGTCGTTTTTACAGATCTGAAATTGCCTGACGGCAGTGGAGTCGATCTGTTTGAAGATCTCGATCCGCGCTCCGGCGTGGAAGTGATTGTGATTACGGGTCACGCCACGGTGGAGTCGGCGGTCAATGCGTTGAAGATGGGCGCCACCGACTACCTGGTCAAGCCGATCAACATGCAGCGGGTGAAGGCGATTCTGTCGCGCCTGCCGCGTGCTGGCGACCTGAAGGCGGAAATCGGCACGTTGCGTGGCGAGTTGCGCCGCATGGGCCGGTTTGGGTTGATGCTCGGGAACTCACCGGCCATGCAGGAGGTTTACGACCAGATCAGCCGGGTTGCGCCGACGGCTGCCTCGGTCATGCTGGTTGGCGAGTCGGGCACCGGCAAGGAAGTTGCCGCCCAGACGCTGCATCAACTCAGTTTGCGCCGCAAGCATGCGTTTCTGGCGGTGAATTGCGGCGCGATCTCGCCGAATCTGATCGAGTCGGAAATGTTCGGCCACGAGCGCGGTTCGTTCACCGGTGCGGACCGTCAGCACAAAGGCTATTTCGAACGCGCGAACGGCGGCACGCTGTTCCTCGACGAAATCACCGAGATGCCGATCGAGTTGCAGGTGAAGCTGCTGCGCGTGCTGGAAACCGGCATGTTCATGCGGGTCGGCACGACCAAAGAAATCGAAACGGACGTGCGGCTGATTGCGGCCACCAACCGTGATCCTGAGCAGGCGGTGCTGGAAGGCAAGTTGCGGCTCGACCTGTATCACCGCCTGAACGTGTTTCCGATCAGCTTGCCGCCGCTGCGCGATCGGGGCAAGGATGTGGAATTGCTGGGGCAGGCGTTTCTCGACGAACTCAACGAGCGTCACAGCACGAAGAAACATTTCCCGGCCGCCGTGAAGGAAATGTTGATGTCGTATCCGTGGCCTGGTAATGTGCGCGAGTTGAAGAACTATGTGCAGCGCGCGCACATCATGTCGGGTACGGATTCGGACAGTACGGCGACGGTGCCGTTGCAGATCACGTTGTCGAAGCCTGCGGCTGGCACGGCGATTACGATTCCGTTTGGGACTTCGCTTGCGGAGGCGGATCGTCAGCTGATTCTGGCTACGCTTGAGCAATGTGGTGGGGTGAAGACGCGGGCTGCTGAGATTCTTGGGATCAGTTTGAAGACGTTGTACAACCGGCTGGTTGAGTACGGGAACGATGCGAGGGATGAGGGGGATGCGGCTGATGAGTCGCCGCGGGCGGGTGTGGACGTCTGA
- a CDS encoding DUF883 family protein has product MSDTTQQLALGGQKIVEDLRVLLTDSEEMLRLAANVPGEGVDALRERLTAHVETLQAALGDAQRNARHRYRAATVSAERYVRHNPWRSLGMAAGAGFLLGVLAAR; this is encoded by the coding sequence ATGAGTGACACCACGCAACAGCTCGCACTCGGCGGCCAGAAGATTGTCGAAGATCTGAGGGTGTTGCTGACGGATTCGGAAGAGATGCTGCGGCTCGCAGCCAATGTACCGGGCGAGGGCGTCGATGCGCTGCGCGAACGCCTGACGGCGCATGTCGAGACGTTGCAGGCGGCGCTCGGTGATGCGCAGCGGAACGCCCGGCACCGCTACCGTGCCGCAACCGTCAGTGCCGAGCGATACGTGCGGCACAACCCATGGCGCTCGCTTGGTATGGCTGCGGGCGCCGGTTTTCTGCTCGGCGTCCTCGCCGCGCGCTGA
- a CDS encoding sigma-54 interaction domain-containing protein has protein sequence MASIDLDPPTVSAAQTKQRVADGIAGLKSYGLLYGSSPVMLDLYEQIERVAGTDATALIIGESGTGKELIARTIHDQSSRKDAPFIAVNCGAIPDELIEAELFGHEKGSFTGAVQGRIGYFEHANGGTLFLDEITEMAPVRQVKLLRALETGTFFRVGGNELIRGDVRVIAATNRDPAIAVKEHGLREDLMYRLAVFPLRAPPLREREGDRELLAQHFLALLNQQENASKSFSKRSIETLRTWSWPGNVRELKNAVYRAFILAEKTVELPHPHLASRVKKPVTQGDAMSVWIGTPLADAQKQIILGTLKYCGGDKRRAAKALGVSLKTLYNRLSVYGGDEGAEEESEP, from the coding sequence ATGGCGTCAATCGACCTGGACCCGCCGACCGTCTCCGCCGCACAGACGAAGCAGCGCGTCGCGGACGGCATCGCGGGACTGAAATCGTACGGGCTGCTGTACGGCTCGTCGCCGGTGATGCTCGATTTGTATGAACAGATCGAGCGCGTCGCCGGCACCGATGCGACCGCGCTGATCATCGGCGAATCCGGCACCGGCAAGGAACTGATTGCCCGCACGATTCACGATCAAAGCAGCCGCAAGGACGCCCCGTTTATCGCCGTGAACTGCGGCGCAATTCCCGACGAACTCATCGAAGCCGAATTGTTCGGCCACGAAAAAGGCAGCTTCACGGGTGCCGTGCAAGGCCGTATCGGCTACTTCGAGCATGCAAACGGCGGCACGCTGTTTCTCGACGAAATCACTGAAATGGCGCCGGTGCGCCAGGTCAAACTTTTGCGCGCACTCGAGACCGGCACCTTCTTCCGGGTGGGCGGCAACGAACTGATCCGTGGCGACGTGCGCGTGATCGCCGCGACCAATCGCGACCCCGCGATCGCCGTGAAGGAACACGGTCTGCGCGAAGACCTGATGTACCGGCTCGCGGTTTTCCCATTGCGCGCACCGCCGTTGCGCGAGCGCGAGGGTGATCGCGAACTGCTCGCCCAACACTTTCTCGCCCTGCTGAATCAGCAGGAAAACGCGAGCAAAAGCTTCAGCAAGCGGTCGATCGAAACACTGCGAACCTGGTCGTGGCCGGGCAACGTGCGCGAGCTGAAGAACGCGGTGTATCGCGCGTTCATTCTCGCGGAGAAAACGGTTGAACTACCGCATCCGCATCTCGCGTCGCGCGTGAAAAAGCCCGTGACCCAGGGCGACGCGATGAGCGTGTGGATCGGCACTCCGCTCGCCGATGCGCAAAAGCAGATCATTCTCGGCACGCTCAAATATTGCGGCGGCGACAAGCGGCGCGCGGCCAAAGCACTCGGCGTCAGCCTGAAAACGCTGTACAACCGCTTGAGCGTGTACGGCGGCGACGAAGGCGCGGAAGAAGAAAGCGAACCCTAA